The window GTGATTGATATCCAACTACTTAATTCTAATAGAATGGGAATTGATTTCCCATTGTGCCTGAAGTGACAAAAAACAGCCTATTACCTCACAACCACCCATCTTTATGTGGCAGGAGAATCACTTTTTCTAAACATTTATTTAATATCTAAATAATTGTTGACTAAAGTAATTGTTAATTGTATGATTTAAATGTAAGTTAGCGGTCGAAACTATGGAGGCGGGGAAATCGTATCTACTTAGTTTCATGCCCAATGGCTTAACTTTATGGTTCAAAAGAGTTTATGGTTGGATGAGAAAATGATGAATAGTGTTATGTTAGGGATATCGGAAACACCTAATGTCGTTTAGGTGATAGGTTCCCGCTCAGCTGTAAGTCCGCTTTAGCCATACCATAATACCTTTATGCCAGTATTCGGTTCACCAAGAACGAGTGCAAAATAATTTCATACGGATATGGAGGAATTATAAATGAAACAATATCTTGAATTTTCAGCAGAAGTACAAAAAGCACAAGAAGAAGGCAAAGCAATTGTAGCATTGGAGTCAACAATTATTTCTCACGGAATGCCTTATCCGCAAAACGTGCACATGGCTCGTGAGGTAGAGCAAATCGTTCGTGACAACGGGGCGGTACCTGCAACAATCGCAATTATTGACGGAAAAATTAAAATTGGTTTAACAGATGATGAATTAGAGCTATTCGGTAAAAGCTCGGATGTTGCCAAGGTATCAAGACGCGATTTAGCAGCAATCGTTGCAACGAAAAAGCTTGGTGCAACTACTGTTGCTTCCACGATGATCTGTGCTGAACTAGCTGGCATCAACATCTTTGTCACTGGCGGTATCGGCGGTGTTCACAGAGGCGCTGAAAAAACTATGGATATTTCCGCCGATCTTGACGAGTTGGCACAAACAAATGTTGCGGTTATTTGTGCGGGTGCAAAATCGATTCTTGATTTAGCTCTTACGCTCGAGTACCTTGAAACAAAAGGTGTGCCTGTTATCGGTTATGAAACAGATGTGCTTCCAGCATTCTATACAAGAAGCAGTGAACATAAATTAAATTTCTCAACTGATTCAATTGACGTTATTGCGGAAACATTGAAAACGAAATGGGAATTAAACCTTAAAGGTGGAGCAGTCATCGCTAACCCAATTCCAGAAGAGCATGCGATGGATGAGGATTATATCAATGGCATTATTGCTCAAGCGGTTAAAGAGGCCGAAGAAAATAACATTGTTGGAAAAGACAGTACACCATTTTTGCTTGGAAAAATTAAAGAATTAACAGAAGGAAAAAGTCTTGTTGCCAATATCGAGTTAGTTAAGCATAATGCGAAAGTTGGAAGCCAAATCGCTGTTACTTTCAACAACCTTAAATAAGTCAAAGGGACGGCTCTGCCGTCCCTTTTTTAGTCTTTTTAGAAATAAAAATAGCTTCATAAAAAACACATAGGAAGGCACAATAAGAATTGAAACAGCTTATTGTGCCTTTTTTGGCGCAAAACTTCCGATGTTCTCTAAAGGAACCATCCCTCTGCGACCAAGCACCATTCAGCCACTATACACCCATTCTCCGCCTGATGAGGGGGACGGATAGGTCGTAGTTGACGGAGTTATGTGATTCCATGCAGTGGATCGCTGTGGCGTAAGCGAATTTTAGTGTTTCTTGCCAATTCATTTCGTTCATAAGACCCCAAACGACTGCAGCGGTCAGTGCAGCGCTGGCTCCGTTGGTATTTGCACTGCTGTTAAATTCTGTATCCATTTCGGTTGTGTTTTCTTTGCTTTTAAAGAGAAGGTGTCGTTTGACGGAAGAAAAAACGATTACATGTTGGACTCCTTTGTCCAATAGGATGTTCATCCTCTTTTCAACCGACGTTTCCTCGGAGTTAAATTTATCGGTAATTTGTTTTAATTCACTGGGTGTAAGGATTAACGTGTTGATTTTGTTGAGTCCGTTGATTAACTTATAGTTTTTGTTTAAGGAAACTGTTTTCACAATAATTGGGACTTTACAATTATCAAACAACCATTCAATCGATTCCTTTGGGAGATTTGTATCGATTACACAGTATTGCGAACTATTGATAAGATCGATTTTTTTATTTAAAAATTCCGGAGTAATTTTTTTATAAATATCCATATCATCGATTCCAACTTTTAATTGGCCATTTGGCTCATCAATATAGAGATAGGTTGAAGTGCGCTCCCCCTCAAGTTTCTTGCAATGTTGGATATCCATGCCGTTTTCCATTGCATCCGAAATAAACTTCTCCCCATTCACGTCAGCTCCGAAAACCGAAATTAAATAACTCGTCACTTCTAGCTTAGTTAAATTCATAGCAATATTTCTCCCAGCACCGCCTAATGAAAAAGTGATTTTGCCAGGATTTGAGTTATGTTCAATTAATTCCTCTTTCGGAATCCCAAATATGTCCATATTAATCCCGCCAATCACGCAAACAAAAGCAGGCTCTCTTAAAATATACCCTCTGCCACTGATGTATCCTTTTTTTGTAAGATTATGAATATGTGATGCCGCACTAGCACGAGTAATATTTAATCGTTCCGCTAAGTCATTTTGAGAGATTAGTGGATTTTCCTTAATCATATTTAAAATTTCGTTTTCTCTAGCAGTTATCATCTGATCACCTCATTTATCGGCTTTATTAAGCAGCAAGGTTTGGCCTTTTTCCTATTATTAGTATATTTCAGTTCCGTTATTCCTTCAACTTCTAAACACATATTTAACCAGTGAACATAAGTTGACTAATTTCTATTTTATTTGTATGATGAAAGCGTAAACAAATAAACAAATATTTAAATTGTAAAAATTTGTTTAATATATTGAAAAGAAAATTAAACTGCTTATCGTTGGGGATGAGGAAAGGCAGGCAGTTGCGGCTGGGCATCACCGAAATTTTGGGAAGGGCAATTACAAGTGATGGTGCTATAGTTTTTGGGAGATACTAAGCGTATTTTGATTCGCTTAAAAGTGACTGTAAATTGTTTTCTTAACAGATGATACATTAAAGCATTTATTGGAGGTGGTTAATTTGAAACAAGAAAAATATGTCGTCGTTGTAGGTGGTTTAAATATGGACCTGGCAGGTATTTCTGGTCCTGGGTTTAAGGAAGGCGATTCAAATATTGGAACGATTAAATTAAGCGAAGGTGGCGTAGGTCAAAATATTGCCCAAAACTTAGTTAAATTAAATGTTCCTGTCTATTTAGTTACAACTTATGGTGATGATTATTTTGGAGAAATTCTAAGTGCAGAATGCCAGAAGAAATCGATCAGCTTGGAATACGCCGAACAACTGCCGGGGAAAAGAAGTTCAACGTATTTGTACGTAACAAATAGTGATGGCGATATGGTTGTTGGCATCAATGATATGGATATTATTAACCATATTACACCAGAGTTTCTACGGGAGCGGATCGACTTTATCAACAACGCAGCTGTTTGTGTGATTGATGGAAATATTCCGAAACAGTCGGTTGAATGGCTGGCAGAACATTGTCAGGCACCAATCTTTGTTGATCCAGTGTCGGTCGCGAAGGTAGGCCGATTCGAAAACGTATTAGATAAGATTGATACCTTTAAACCAAATGCCATTGAGGCCGAGTATCTAACCGGAATCAAGATTACCGATGAGGCAACTGCTAAAAAAGCAGCACAACATCTAATTGATCAAGGCGTTAAAAATGTTTTTATTTCCCTTGGTTCCCTAGGAATCCTATGTGCAAGCCAAAATGAAATGATGATCGTTCCAATTTTAAGTACAAAAATCGTTAGCGCGAACGGTGCAGGGGATTGTACGATGGCAACTATTACTTGGGCCCGCCATCATTTTGGGGCATCTTTACCCTTAATCGAAGTGGGACAGTTTACCCAATCAGCAGCCAGCATCACGCTAGAAAGCGCACACTCTGTATCACCTGAACTTACAGTGACAAACGTTATTAGGAGAGCACAACGCTACCTAGAAAAAGAAGCGGAAAATTAAACTAATAAATCATTCTTCTCTCATCGAGATAAAGACTAAGGAATTCAGTGAAAGGGTGGATAAAGCGGCTCGTGAAATCAAACTTATCAAAATCAGATGCACCAAAAATTACACCAAAAAGAATTATTGTCTCCATGATTGGAATTGCCTTAGTTTGTATAGGCGTTGCCTTTAATAATAATACGATGTTTGGCAATGACCCAATTGGGATGTTTTATGATGGTATCCGAAATACATTGAATTTTAGTCAAGCACAATTAGGATACGTATCTAATTTTATCAACATTGGATTAATTGCTTTGTTGTGGTTCTTCGGCAGAAAATACGTTAATATTGGGACGTTTTTATATTTGATTCCATATGGTTTACTCGTCTCTTTTGGCAGTCAGCTTTATGTATCCCTGTTTGATAACAGTATTTTGTTCCACAGGGTGCTCGGTGGAATGGCAGGCATCTCTATGTATTATGTTGGGATCAGTTTATTTGTTGCTAGTAATATCGGTGTCGATCCTTTCAATGGCGCAATGTTGACGATACGTGACAAAACAAAGTGGAGCATCCAAAGATCAAAAATAACGATGGATTTCGGTCTCATGGCGATTGGCTTTTTATTAGGGGGAAAGTTCGGGA is drawn from Bacillus sp. FJAT-18017 and contains these coding sequences:
- a CDS encoding PfkB family carbohydrate kinase produces the protein MITARENEILNMIKENPLISQNDLAERLNITRASAASHIHNLTKKGYISGRGYILREPAFVCVIGGINMDIFGIPKEELIEHNSNPGKITFSLGGAGRNIAMNLTKLEVTSYLISVFGADVNGEKFISDAMENGMDIQHCKKLEGERTSTYLYIDEPNGQLKVGIDDMDIYKKITPEFLNKKIDLINSSQYCVIDTNLPKESIEWLFDNCKVPIIVKTVSLNKNYKLINGLNKINTLILTPSELKQITDKFNSEETSVEKRMNILLDKGVQHVIVFSSVKRHLLFKSKENTTEMDTEFNSSANTNGASAALTAAVVWGLMNEMNWQETLKFAYATAIHCMESHNSVNYDLSVPLIRRRMGV
- a CDS encoding PfkB family carbohydrate kinase, yielding MKQEKYVVVVGGLNMDLAGISGPGFKEGDSNIGTIKLSEGGVGQNIAQNLVKLNVPVYLVTTYGDDYFGEILSAECQKKSISLEYAEQLPGKRSSTYLYVTNSDGDMVVGINDMDIINHITPEFLRERIDFINNAAVCVIDGNIPKQSVEWLAEHCQAPIFVDPVSVAKVGRFENVLDKIDTFKPNAIEAEYLTGIKITDEATAKKAAQHLIDQGVKNVFISLGSLGILCASQNEMMIVPILSTKIVSANGAGDCTMATITWARHHFGASLPLIEVGQFTQSAASITLESAHSVSPELTVTNVIRRAQRYLEKEAEN
- a CDS encoding pseudouridine-5'-phosphate glycosidase; the encoded protein is MKQYLEFSAEVQKAQEEGKAIVALESTIISHGMPYPQNVHMAREVEQIVRDNGAVPATIAIIDGKIKIGLTDDELELFGKSSDVAKVSRRDLAAIVATKKLGATTVASTMICAELAGINIFVTGGIGGVHRGAEKTMDISADLDELAQTNVAVICAGAKSILDLALTLEYLETKGVPVIGYETDVLPAFYTRSSEHKLNFSTDSIDVIAETLKTKWELNLKGGAVIANPIPEEHAMDEDYINGIIAQAVKEAEENNIVGKDSTPFLLGKIKELTEGKSLVANIELVKHNAKVGSQIAVTFNNLK
- a CDS encoding YczE/YyaS/YitT family protein, which codes for MKSNLSKSDAPKITPKRIIVSMIGIALVCIGVAFNNNTMFGNDPIGMFYDGIRNTLNFSQAQLGYVSNFINIGLIALLWFFGRKYVNIGTFLYLIPYGLLVSFGSQLYVSLFDNSILFHRVLGGMAGISMYYVGISLFVASNIGVDPFNGAMLTIRDKTKWSIQRSKITMDFGLMAIGFLLGGKFGIITIITALTTGPAIQYLSQLFGEKLLAEKPSFKKENRINAIKL